ATTGATCCAGCGCTGGGTGTTCGCGACGGAGCTGCCGAAAAAGAGGGCATAACAGAGAAGCAGCAGGATGATGGTGTAGATGAAATAATTGAGAGGGATGAGGACCCGGTAGTCTACGCTGATGATCAGGATGATCACGGCGATTCCAATCAGGTAAAAGTAGCACTGTTTGGTGAAAAAGGACGAAGCGCCGGATTGCGGGAAGTAGGTCGCGCTGTAAAGGTTCGCAAGCCCCATGGTCACGATGATCAGCAGGGTACAGAAGAGACCCCAGTCGAAATTTAGAATAAGTCTTCGGTCAAACTTGAGCATATTTCCTTCTCGTAGATCAGGTTGCGTCCGGCTGTTTTTTGCGCAGGACAGCTTTTTTTTCATCTTCCTCGGTGATGTTGAAGTACTTCATCAGCATCTGCCTTGCCACGGGGCCGGCCGCCGAGCCGCCATGGCCCCCGTGCTCGACAAGCGCCGTCACCGCGATCACCGGATTTTCCGCCGGCGCATAGCAGGTGAACCAGGCGTGATCTCGGTATTTATATGGGATGTTTTCTTCGTCGATGTCTTCTACCTGTGAAAGATGAACCACCTGGGCGGTGCCTGTTTTTCCCGCCACGGTCAGGGTGGTCAAGTGTGCTTTTTCTCCCGTTGCGTGTTTGCCGTTAACCGCGGCAACCAGACCTTTTCTGATCAGGCTGAGAATATCCGGGGGGATGGTCATCCTCCCATCGAGGATGGGGCTGAAGATCCCTGTTTCCTCCCCCTCGGGGTCGACGATCTTCTCAACCAGCTGGGGTCGGTAAAGATCTCCACCGTTGGCGATCGCCGCAATCATTCTGGTGACCTGGAGGGGGGTTGCCAGGTTGAATCCCTGCCCGATTGAGATTGACAGTGTTTCGCCGTCCTGCCATTTTTCCCGGTAGGTCCGTTCTTTCCATGCCGAAGTCGGGATCAGCCCGCTTTTCTCATGTTCGAGGATGATTCCGGTCTCCTGACCGAGGCCGATTTTTTTTGCATACTCGGCAATGATATCAACATTCAGCTTCTGGCTCAGTTGATAAAAATAAATATCGCAGGACTCGGCGATGGCCCGATTGAGGTCCACGGAGCCGTGCCCGCTTTTTTTCCAGCAGCGGAATTTCCGGTTTCCGAACGGAAAAATTCCGTTGCAGGTGAATGTTGATTCCGGAGTGATCACGCCTTCCATCAGGCCGCTCAAGGCTGTGACGATTTTATAGGTCGAGGCGGGGGGATACTGCCCCTGGATCGATTTGTTCACCAGGGGGCGGAGCGGATTGTTCAGCAGATCCTCCCAGGCTTTCTGGGATATGCCGCCGACAAATTCTTCAAGTGCAAGGGGAGGGGTGCTTGCCATGGCGAGAATTCTTCCGGTGTTCACCTCCATGGCGATCACGGAGCCCGCTTTTCCGGTCATGGTTTCTTCCGCTGTTTTCTGCAGTTCGGCATCGATGGTCAGGTACACATCATTGCCCGGCAAAGGCTGCTGGACTGCGAGTTGTCGTTTTTCAAGACCCCGGGCATTGACTTCCAGCATCGATCTGCCCCGTTCCCCGCGCAACTGCCGTTCAAGAAGCTTCTCAAGACCCTGCTTGCCGATCAGGTCCCCCCCCTCATATTCATTCAGCCTGCTTTTTTCGAGTTCGTCTCTGTTGATCGAACCCAGGTAGCCGATGAGGTGTGAGGCAAGGTCGCCATATTTGTAATCCCTGATCGGCAGGACCTCGATCCGCACTCCCGGCAGATTGAAATGATTGTTTTCGATATAGACAAGGGTTTTCCAGTCGATATCCTCTTTCAGGCGGATCGGGATATATTTTGGCGTGTCCGCACCAGCCCGGATGCGGTCGAGGATGATGGAAATATCGAGGTCAAGGATTCTGGCGAGCTTCTTGATCACTTCATCCCGGGGGTTATCTCCCCGCATCAGAACAACATTGAAACTGGGGCGATTGGTGACAATGACGTCCCCATTGCGGTCGTGGATGTTTCCTCGGGGAGCGATAATCCGCAGCTCCTGAATTCGGTTGACCTGGGATTGTTCCTTGAACTCGAAGCCCTTATGGACCTGCAGAAACCACAAACGGATCATCAGGGCCGAGAGACAGATAATGATGACGGCAATGACCAGATCCAAGCGCTTTTTCAGCAGGAAAAGCTCGTGTTCATCAAACTTGTTCAGGTGGGTGATGGTGCGCTGCATCGATGGCGCGCTGATTCCGTCCCGCATCATCGGATAAACCTGTTGCCGGCTCTGGACCGCGGGCTGAACCACAACTTGTATCCGCCGCTGGCCACAAGATGCTGGATCGAGCCGAAGACATGATACGAGGGGACTGAAAGAATGCCGAGAATGAACATCTGCAGCAACAGATCACGCCATGACCAGAAAAGAGTGACGTCGGGGCTGAAGAAGGCGGTGTAGAGATAGATTGCCCCGCTGGCCAGCAGATAACCGGCGACGGCAAGAGGCGGCTGGTGTGATGGTTCATCGATAATAAAATGTTTCGACAGGAGCTTGATCGTGGCAAAAAGCCCGAGATAGACCGCAGGAAAAAGTCCGGGAACGATTCCGGAGAAGATGTCCATCAGCAGCCCGAACACCAGGGTGAGGATGGCGCCCTGATACGTGTCCAGTCGGCAGGCCATGAAGATGATGACCAGAAAAAGCAGGTCGGGATTGCCGATCCATTTCGGAAGAATTGTAAAAAGAGAGGTCTGGAGAATCAGAAGGAAGGAGCCGAGGATGAGAAAGATAAAGGCAAGCATAGACTGATGCGGGGTTTATTCAGCAAGCTGATTGGATTTCATGATAATGATTACATGCTCCAGGCGGGAAAAAGTGACCGCCGGGGCCACATCGATCTCCAGAAACATTCCTCTCTTGTTGTTTACAACCTTGGAAACGGTCCCTACCGGTAAACCTTTCGGGAAGACGCCGCCCATTCCGGAGGTGACGATCTGATCCCCCGCTTCAACCTCGTTGTTTTTCAGAACATAGTGGAGGCGGTAGCTGGTCCCTTCTCCCTTGATGATCCCCTGGACCCTGGTTCGCTGGATCAGAACATCCAGGGCGCTGTTCGGGTCATTTGCAAGCAGGACTTTTGAGTAGTGAGCGCCGCCGTCAAGGATCTGCCCAACCACGCCTTCAACGGTTACCACCGGCATCCCTCTGGTAATGCCATCGCTGCTCCCCCGGTCGACGGTGATGGTTTTGAACCACTGCGAAGGGTCCCTGCCGATGATCTGGGCGCTGAGAGTCGGGGGCGGGAGGATCTCCTTCAATTCAAGAAGCTTTCCCAGCCTGATGTTGGTGGCCACCGCTTCACGGTATTTGATATTGATGGATTGATATTTGTTGATCTCTTCCTGCAGGCGGAGGTTTTCTTCGCGGACATCCCAGAGATCAACATACCCGGACCAGATGTTGCTGCAGGACCGGGTAACACTGGTGACGGCCGATTGGGCGGTGCCGAGTATTTCGAGAATAAACTTGTGCGGCACACTGAACTCCCGCCGCCCGATGGCGGACGAGATCAGGATTCCGAAAAGGACTAAAAAAGCTGATAAAAAGACGAGCTGCTTTACAGGGCGCGCCCGTTTTCCTCTTTTTCTCATTGAAAGCGATCCTGAGTGCTGGGTGAAAGATGTTGCCGGAGTATAGAGAGTCGGTCAATCAATGCGGCGCTGGATGGTTCCATGTGACCTGGAATATTCTACTGAGTCATAACACCGAATGGTGGCAGAACAGTCCGCCAGAGGAACGGGGTCAGTTGCTCATGACATCTTTCAGTTCATCGATGTTTTCAAGGGCCTTTCCGGAACCCAATACGACCGATGACAAGGGGTCATCGGCAATGATGATCGGCAGGCCGGTCTCTTCGCGTAATCTTTTGTCGAGATTCCGCAGGAGCGCACCGCCACCGGTCAGCACAATTCCCTGATCGACAATGTCGGCGGAAAGCTCGGGCGGGGTCAGTTCCAGGGCCATCTTGACCGCTTCCACAATGGCGTCGACCTGCTCGGAAATGGCTGCCCTGATCTCGTTTGAATCAATGGTCAGGGTTTTGGGCACACCGGACACCAGGTCGCGGCCTTTGATGTCCATGGTTTCATACGGAGCTTCAGGCATCACATCGCCGATGGTGGTCTTGATGACCTCGGCGGAATGCTCGCCGATGGCCAGATTGTGTTTGCGCTTGATATAGTGGAGGATGGCGTCATCCATCTTGTCGCCGGCAACCCGGAGAGAACTTGAATAGACGACCCCGGCCAGTGAGATAACGGCAACTTCGGTTGTGCCGCCGCCGATATCAACGACCATGTTGGCTGTCGGCTCGGTGATCGGCAGGCCTGATCCGATTGCCGCCGCCATGGGCTCATCGATAAGATAAACTTCCCGTGCGCCGGCGGACTCCGCCGATTCACGCACCGCCCGTCTTTCAACCTGGGTGATGCCCGAAGGGACACTGATGATGATTCGCGGATGGACCAGGGTCCTTCGGTTGTGCACCTTGTTGATGAAGTAACGGAGCATCGCCTCGGTCACTTCAAAGTCGGCGATGACCCCGTCCCGGATCGGCCGGATAGCCTGAATATTGCCCGGAGTACGGCCGAGCATCATCTTGGCCTCCTTGCCGACCGCGAGGACCTTGTTGGTTCTGCCGTCCTGGCGGACGGCAACCACCGAGGGTTCCCGCAGGACAATCCCTTTTCCCTTTACAAAAACCAGCGTGTTTGCGGTACCAAGGTCAATGGCCAGATCATTGGACAGCCAGCCGAAAAGCGAGTCAAAAGGAAAGAACATGGAAAACGCCCCTCATCAAAATGGTTTGGCGAAAAAAATCTAAAAAAAACACTTACCTAAGTGAAACGCGGTTAATGTAACAGACTGTATATGGCTTGGCAAGAGAAATGGGGTGTTGGTGTCTTGTCCGAGAGAAGAGGTCTTTCCGGTTGTCGGCGGCTTGTTCGGGATGGCTGAATTCTTCATGTGGATCTGTAGTGATGGTAATTTGCAGTCCGGGACTCACCAGTGACGGGTCAACTTTTTCAATCGGGTTTCCTGAAGAATCTGAAGGGGGGGGGCGCCTGCTTACGGATATAGTATATGTAAGGGCTTTTCCGGTCAGAAAAAATCTTGACAGCCCATGGGCCTCATGTTATTGAAATCCCGGAAATTGGCGCGGACTCTGTACAGGGTTTTCGCCTGTTCGAAGGTGCTTGCAGATTGTGGGGCTATAGCTCAGCTGGGAGAGCGCTTGAATGGCATTCAAGAGGTCAGCGGTTCGATCCCGCTTAGCTCCACCACATCATTCAAAAAACC
This genomic interval from Pseudomonadota bacterium contains the following:
- the mrdA gene encoding penicillin-binding protein 2, with the translated sequence MRDGISAPSMQRTITHLNKFDEHELFLLKKRLDLVIAVIIICLSALMIRLWFLQVHKGFEFKEQSQVNRIQELRIIAPRGNIHDRNGDVIVTNRPSFNVVLMRGDNPRDEVIKKLARILDLDISIILDRIRAGADTPKYIPIRLKEDIDWKTLVYIENNHFNLPGVRIEVLPIRDYKYGDLASHLIGYLGSINRDELEKSRLNEYEGGDLIGKQGLEKLLERQLRGERGRSMLEVNARGLEKRQLAVQQPLPGNDVYLTIDAELQKTAEETMTGKAGSVIAMEVNTGRILAMASTPPLALEEFVGGISQKAWEDLLNNPLRPLVNKSIQGQYPPASTYKIVTALSGLMEGVITPESTFTCNGIFPFGNRKFRCWKKSGHGSVDLNRAIAESCDIYFYQLSQKLNVDIIAEYAKKIGLGQETGIILEHEKSGLIPTSAWKERTYREKWQDGETLSISIGQGFNLATPLQVTRMIAAIANGGDLYRPQLVEKIVDPEGEETGIFSPILDGRMTIPPDILSLIRKGLVAAVNGKHATGEKAHLTTLTVAGKTGTAQVVHLSQVEDIDEENIPYKYRDHAWFTCYAPAENPVIAVTALVEHGGHGGSAAGPVARQMLMKYFNITEEDEKKAVLRKKQPDAT
- the mreD gene encoding rod shape-determining protein MreD, with translation MLAFIFLILGSFLLILQTSLFTILPKWIGNPDLLFLVIIFMACRLDTYQGAILTLVFGLLMDIFSGIVPGLFPAVYLGLFATIKLLSKHFIIDEPSHQPPLAVAGYLLASGAIYLYTAFFSPDVTLFWSWRDLLLQMFILGILSVPSYHVFGSIQHLVASGGYKLWFSPRSRAGNRFIR
- the mreC gene encoding rod shape-determining protein MreC; its protein translation is MRKRGKRARPVKQLVFLSAFLVLFGILISSAIGRREFSVPHKFILEILGTAQSAVTSVTRSCSNIWSGYVDLWDVREENLRLQEEINKYQSINIKYREAVATNIRLGKLLELKEILPPPTLSAQIIGRDPSQWFKTITVDRGSSDGITRGMPVVTVEGVVGQILDGGAHYSKVLLANDPNSALDVLIQRTRVQGIIKGEGTSYRLHYVLKNNEVEAGDQIVTSGMGGVFPKGLPVGTVSKVVNNKRGMFLEIDVAPAVTFSRLEHVIIIMKSNQLAE
- a CDS encoding rod shape-determining protein, producing the protein MFFPFDSLFGWLSNDLAIDLGTANTLVFVKGKGIVLREPSVVAVRQDGRTNKVLAVGKEAKMMLGRTPGNIQAIRPIRDGVIADFEVTEAMLRYFINKVHNRRTLVHPRIIISVPSGITQVERRAVRESAESAGAREVYLIDEPMAAAIGSGLPITEPTANMVVDIGGGTTEVAVISLAGVVYSSSLRVAGDKMDDAILHYIKRKHNLAIGEHSAEVIKTTIGDVMPEAPYETMDIKGRDLVSGVPKTLTIDSNEIRAAISEQVDAIVEAVKMALELTPPELSADIVDQGIVLTGGGALLRNLDKRLREETGLPIIIADDPLSSVVLGSGKALENIDELKDVMSN